CAGGCGTCGGTCCACTCGGTGCGCAGCTGGCGCGCGGGCTTGCCGGTCAGCGCGCGCGAGCGGACGGTGTCGCCGGACCCGGCGGCGAGCAGCTTGCGGGTCACGGCGGGCGCGTGCATGTCCGCTTCCGTGACGGTCAGCCACAGGGAGCCGAGCCACACCCCCTGGGCGCCGAGGCTGAGGGCGGCGGCCACCTGTTGTCCGCTGCCGATGCCGCCCGCCGCGAGTACGGGCAGCGGGGCGACGGCGTCGACGACTTCGGGGGTGAGCACCATCGAGGCGATCTCGCCGGTGTGGCCGCCCGCCTCGTAGCCCTGTGCGACGACGACGTCGATACCCGCCTCGGCGTGTTTGCGCGCGTGCCGGGCGCTGCCCGCGAGGGCCGCGACGAGCACCCCGCGCTCGTGGGCGCGTGCGACGACGTCGGCGGGCGGTGAGCCCAGCGCGTTGGCGAGCAGTTTGATCGGGTAGTCGAAGGCGACGTCGAGCTGGGTGCGGGCGACCTGTTCCATCCAGCCGGTGATGCGCCAGCCGGACGCCTCGCCCTCGGCGAGTTCGGGCACGCCGTACTTGGCGAGAGTGTCCTTGACGTACTGCCGGTGCCCCT
This portion of the Streptomyces mirabilis genome encodes:
- a CDS encoding nitronate monooxygenase family protein, whose amino-acid sequence is MQTELSKKLGVEHAIFGFTPFPAVAAAISRAGGFGVLGAVRYTAPDDLKRDLDWIEANVDGKPYGLDVVMPAKKVEGVTEADVEAMIPEGHRQYVKDTLAKYGVPELAEGEASGWRITGWMEQVARTQLDVAFDYPIKLLANALGSPPADVVARAHERGVLVAALAGSARHARKHAEAGIDVVVAQGYEAGGHTGEIASMVLTPEVVDAVAPLPVLAAGGIGSGQQVAAALSLGAQGVWLGSLWLTVTEADMHAPAVTRKLLAAGSGDTVRSRALTGKPARQLRTEWTDAWDDPNGPGTLPMPLQGLLVAEAVSRIQKYEVEPLLGTPVGQIVGRMNSQRSVQAVFDDLTSGFERAVDRVNRIAGRGEQS